A single genomic interval of Lathyrus oleraceus cultivar Zhongwan6 chromosome 7, CAAS_Psat_ZW6_1.0, whole genome shotgun sequence harbors:
- the LOC127102869 gene encoding uncharacterized protein LOC127102869 yields the protein MGARLEQQPIRREVPEEQPRRVIMVNRDQDADEVIHRVRQENMMENDLTSMIERIMAQNSLNTGLQRPNYSSPLSEYILQTELLSGCKIPKFTKFSGDTSESTIEHIARYMTEAGDLVNSENLRMKYFPSSLIKNAFTWFTTLLPNSIDAWPQLERLFHEQFYMGQTKISLKELASIKRKFTEPIDDYLNRFHLLKSRCFTIVPEHELVEIAAGGLDYSIRKKLDTQHLRDMAQLADRVRQVERLKYEKARANKNYKKERVAYVEFEEGESEISEDPYGFEEFEVDLAELKEAPPYACKLLTPSNGRNPVETEKNDRFPKKTYTFDVTKCDEIFDLLVKDGQMIVPPNTKIPLLEQRKKRGFCKYHNFLGHKTSQCFLFRDLIQNAIRDDRLKFADKGKNQMKVDVDPLNIAETNYA from the coding sequence ATGGGGGCAAGATTGGAACAACAACCAATTCGACGGGAAGTCCCTGAAGAACAACCTAGGAGAGTGATAATGGTTAATAGAGACCAGGATGCAGACGAAGTAATTCATAGGGTCAGGCAGGAAAACATGATGGAAAATGACTTAACTAGTATGATAGAGAGAATCATGGCCCAGAATAGTCTGAATACAGGACTTCAACGGCCAAATTATTCCTCTCCTTTATCAGAATATATCCTGCAAACAGAATTACTAAGTGGTTGTAAAatccctaagttcaccaaattctcagggGATACTAGTGAATCCACTATAGAGCACATAGCCAGATACATGACTGAGGCAGGGGATTTGGTGAACAGTGAGAACCTGAGGATGaaatatttccctagttcttTAATAAAGAACGCCTTCACGTGGTTTACAACTTTGCTACCAAATTCCATAGATGCTTGGCCTCAGTTGGAAAGATTGtttcatgaacaattctacatgggccAAACTAAGATAAGTCTTAAGGAATTAGCCAGTATCAAAAGAAAATTCACCGAACCTATAGATGACTATCTGAATAGGTTCCATTTGTTGAAATCTAGATGCTTTACAATAGTGCCTGAACACGAGTTGGTCGAAATCGCCGCTGGAGGTTTAGACTATTCCATCAGGAAAAAGTTAGATACCCAGCATCTAAGAGACATGGCCCAATTAGCAGATAGGGTTCGACAGGTCGAACGCTTAAAATATGAAAAGGCCAGAGCGAATAAGAATTATAAGAAAGAGAGGGTTGCTTATGTCGAATTCGAAGAAGGGGAGTCTGAAATCTCTGAAGACCCTTATGGTTTTGAGGAATTCGAAGTAGATTTAGCTGAATTAAAAGAAGCACCACCTTATGCCTGCAAATTACTTACACCTTCGAATGGCAGAAACCCTGTCGAAACTGAAAAGAATGATAGATTTCCCAAAAAGACTTACACATTTGATGTTACCAAATGTGACGAGATCTTCGATTTATTAGTAAAAGATGGCCAAATGATAGTGCCTCCTAATACCAAAATTCCTCTGTTAGAACAACGGAAGAAAAGAGGTTTCTGTAAATATCACAATTTTTTAGGCCATAAAACCTCACAAtgctttcttttcagggatcttattCAGAATGCAATCAGGGATGACCGCCTCAAGTTCGCTGACAAGGGAAAGAACCAGATGAAGGTTGATGTTGATCCCCTAAACATTGCTGAGACAAACTATGCTTAA